From Dreissena polymorpha isolate Duluth1 chromosome 15, UMN_Dpol_1.0, whole genome shotgun sequence, a single genomic window includes:
- the LOC127861288 gene encoding uncharacterized protein LOC127861288 isoform X2 yields MDSERPFDEAGQDTYRDRNAGPEHLDANRSDLADDLTVPFPFDTQALTNNTNRSDNPPSPPVQTTPPPEKEPVTSLRGSSSQVYAVSNPDIQRAQETSQYRQTSSKGGSQEVKFSAGSRKPASRDYQNQDLDNRAPTPYARSPKRDLPPSTPKWEPPREVTEKTASAKSKVTLPPQHPPLDTIHTPKPESREKAENGQIKRVYVESPSFTKEEEEEYRFVSSRLEDIEEKNTTTFREMDPNRRGYGGDDYPVASYGESRSRKVDSGRKGQSKDKPSERYENRNTNKRPVNGEKDRYEDRSEEMNGDSDFKGKNNRAGGSYKSGDGYDRLKQDRAEFDREPRREDETNLRGLRKQNTEMDERDLRLEAEYQRDLKRRIEKNKEKDLEPRYARRESYDKENDNPRDSLEYSQDRAGFARDSLDYNGFEQQDQWGNPPSNPYQEDMRYYQMELAKQDSKPDFYDADDVERMEIVNPKAPKYDYIEKNKQDYGMLPRKTYRDIEHKKKEEEEKLDHIFITPKVQPKKKHGAKKAQSAQPQHMGYQPPEQFPVGFKPSSAEELWAKRAAHLSDKKESAQGNKPTRELPGRSGPKRWNTNPQVKQAQRFEPPAPLPNQGQLFKPLNAYQPNQQTDDAGYSQNLGGYGTPTRLQPLENKPAPPVATELQPTAVQPSSPFRRHMELKPITQEIMTEDGQRISVDINLRLISPPPGQSGARSPPHHQHQLALVPVQDTQPPGDHHGYGVPYQMQDQYMQYDYGYQDDAGQYSYNTGAPEQALVPYHGEPRLTQEELELADPSGYSKRFNFYKDDEISNTELKSLEEGYAALYHKMKTKDPSEHPWYKVYNINDYKKMQREVRLNRGTLGPDLDTESYKDKMEKRHKQFEYARMVMEKNRQELGVKKPPKFPKQPEKPGEEGVKRKTALEYAKNVPKPQTKPRPNQYNSYEVAAQLTPGSPGRKGMNLSKNATPQGSTQTMDVIDIHTLEQRHLQERRTADKIRQNMDSVLTQKAH; encoded by the exons ATGGACTCAGAGAG ACCGTTTGACGAAGCAGGGCAAGATACGTATCGCGATCGCAACGCAGGCCCCGAACATTTGGACGCAAACCGCTCTGATTTAGCTGATGATTTGACTGTTCCTTTCCCTTTTGACACACAGGCCCTAACAAACAATACTAACCGCAGTGACAACCCTCCCTCACCCCCCGTACAAACTACCCCACCCCCTGAAAAAGAGCCAGTCACAAGTCTACGCGGTAGTAGTAGTCAGGTTTACGCTGTGAGTAATCCAGATATCCAACGCGCCCAAGAAACATCTCAatacagacagacaagttcaaaGGGCGGAAGTCAGGAAGTTAAATTTAGCGCAGGATCTCGTAAACCTGCAAGCCGCGACTACCAAAACCAAGATCTTGACAACCGGGCACCCACACCGTACGCAAGGTCACCGAAAAGAGACTTACCCCCATCTACGCCCAAGTGGGAACCACCTAGAGAGGTAACCGAGAAAACAGCTTCTGCTAAATCCAAGGTGACTTTACCACCCCAGCATCCACCCTTAGATACAATCCATACTCCAAAACCGGAGAGTCGTGAAAAAGCGGAAAACGGTCAAATTAAGCGTGTGTATGTTGAGTCGCCTTCTTTCAcaaaggaggaggaggaggagtataGGTTTGTGAGTAGTCGATTGGAAGATATAGAGGAAAAGAATACGACCACTTTTAGGGAAATGGATCCCAATAGGAGAGGTTATGGTGGGGATGATTATCCTGTGGCGAGTTATGGGGAATCTAGAAGTAGAAAGGTTGATAGTGGCCGAAAGGGACAGTCTAAAGACAAACCAAGTGAAAGGTATGAGAATAGAAATACTAATAAAAGACCAGTAAATGGTGAAAAGGACAGGTACGAAGATAGGTCAGAGGAAATGAACGGTGATTCTGACTTTAAGGGAAAGAATAATAGAGCTGGTGGCTCTTATAAATCTGGAGACGGGTATGATAGACTGAAACAAGATAGAGCTGAGTTTGACAGGGAACCCAGAAGGGAAGATGAAACTAATTTGCGCGGTTTGCGGAAACAGAATACCGAAATGGATGAGAGAGATTTGCGGTTAGAGGCTGAATATCAGAGAGACTTAAAACGAAGAATTGAAAAGAATAAAGAGAAAGATTTGGAACCAAGATATGCGCGAAGGGAAAGTTATGATAAGGAAAATGACAATCCAAGAGATTCCCTGGAATACTCACAAGATAGGGCTGGCTTTGCACGTGATTCCCTAGATTACAATGGTTTCGAACAGCAAGACCAATGGGGAAATCCTCCCAGTAACCCATACCAAGAAGACATGAGGTATTACCAAATGGAATTGGCAAAACAGGACTCAAAACCTGACTtttatgatgctgatgatgtGGAGAGAATGGAAATCGTGAACCCAAAGGCGCCAAAGTATGACTACATTGAGAAGAATAAACAAGACTATGGTATGCTTCCTAGAAAGACTTACAGAGATATTGAACACAAGAAAAAAGAGGAAGAAGAAAAACTTGATCACATTTTTATCACCCCAAAAGTGCAACCAAAAAAGAAACATGGTGCAAAGAAGGCACAGTCTGCGCAACCACAGCACATGGGCTACCAGCCTCCTGAACAGTTTCCTGTGGGCTTCAAACCTTCGTCTGCAGAAGAACTGTGGGCAAAGAGGGCTGCCCATTTGTCTGATAAAAAAGAATCAGCCCAGGGCAACAAACCTACTAGAGAACTTCCTGGCCGAAGCGGTCCAAAACGTTGGAATACCAATCCACAAGTTAAGCAGGCGCAGAGATTTGAACCTCCGGCACCTTTGCCCAATCAGGGCCAGCTCTTCAAACCCCTGAATGCTTACCAACCAAATCAGCAAACAGACGACGCAGGCTACTCCCAGAATCTTGGCGGTTATGGAACACCAACCAGGCTTCAGCCATTGGAAAACAAACCGGCGCCCCCTGTAGCAACCGAACTCCAACCAACCGCAGTTCAACCGTCGTCGCCGTTCAGGCGCCACATGGAGCTGAAGCCCATCACCCAAGAGATCATGACTGAGGACGGACAGCGTATCAGTGTGGACATCAACCTCCGCCTGATAAGCCCTCCTCCGGGCCAGTCAGGCGCTAGGTCACCACCACACCACCAACATCAGCTGGCGCTGGTGCCCGTTCAAGACACACAGCCGCCTGGTGATCACCATGGTTACGGGGTCCCCTACCAGATGCAGGACCAGTACATGCAATATGACTACGGCTACCAGGat gatGCAGGTCAATACAGCTATAATACAGGGGCCCCAGAACAGGCTTTGGTACCATACCATGGAGAGCCAAGATTAACGCAAGAGGAGCTAGAACTTGCCGACCCATCTGGATACTCCAAAAGATTCAACTTTTATAAAGATGACGAGATCTCAAACACTGAGCTG AAATCCCTGGAGGAAGGTTACGCAGCACTATATCACAAAATGAAGACAAAAGACCCAAGCGAGCACCCCTGGTATAAAGTCTACAACATTAACGACTACAAGAAGATGCAGCGGGAGGTGCGACTGAATAGAGGGACCCTGGGCCCGGACCTTGATACTGAGTCTTACAAAGATAAG ATGGAGAAACGGCACAAACAATTTGAGTATGCTCGCATGGTGATGGAGAAGAATCGCCAGGAGTTGGGCGTGAAAAAACCTCCAAAGTTTCCTAAGCAGCCTGAAAAACCGGGAGAGGAGGGCGTCAAGAGGAAAACG
- the LOC127861288 gene encoding uncharacterized protein LOC127861288 isoform X1, translating to MSKSHSNHSSPRHLSVHGRIVTQNSTLSRELLHPTGSVHSQSGNTAPSSKHSVSVSALNVVPSTDVVTKRVANNATNIADVPQHISEPSLHVLESNINQETNTVAKNHSNLEKEFIRSGHTSGVGKTNLITGLDRPSYTQLKSSETGYPNNRNSSVSVIGGGDVEQTTEGIESRFEDPQITLRRTNNSDDYNPDSYEHNRLKNKNKNHQAPASGFSNVVDVANRSDVHLLNVGLTFNPQHRALTQQYTGLSLHSQSKPIPVDNDERLKSIPPLDLRNLTPSVGSDDENFDSINYSPPTSYHQQTLGLKEFDSKKFSNLNIFDHPSKSNLSSSNNFRPFDEAGQDTYRDRNAGPEHLDANRSDLADDLTVPFPFDTQALTNNTNRSDNPPSPPVQTTPPPEKEPVTSLRGSSSQVYAVSNPDIQRAQETSQYRQTSSKGGSQEVKFSAGSRKPASRDYQNQDLDNRAPTPYARSPKRDLPPSTPKWEPPREVTEKTASAKSKVTLPPQHPPLDTIHTPKPESREKAENGQIKRVYVESPSFTKEEEEEYRFVSSRLEDIEEKNTTTFREMDPNRRGYGGDDYPVASYGESRSRKVDSGRKGQSKDKPSERYENRNTNKRPVNGEKDRYEDRSEEMNGDSDFKGKNNRAGGSYKSGDGYDRLKQDRAEFDREPRREDETNLRGLRKQNTEMDERDLRLEAEYQRDLKRRIEKNKEKDLEPRYARRESYDKENDNPRDSLEYSQDRAGFARDSLDYNGFEQQDQWGNPPSNPYQEDMRYYQMELAKQDSKPDFYDADDVERMEIVNPKAPKYDYIEKNKQDYGMLPRKTYRDIEHKKKEEEEKLDHIFITPKVQPKKKHGAKKAQSAQPQHMGYQPPEQFPVGFKPSSAEELWAKRAAHLSDKKESAQGNKPTRELPGRSGPKRWNTNPQVKQAQRFEPPAPLPNQGQLFKPLNAYQPNQQTDDAGYSQNLGGYGTPTRLQPLENKPAPPVATELQPTAVQPSSPFRRHMELKPITQEIMTEDGQRISVDINLRLISPPPGQSGARSPPHHQHQLALVPVQDTQPPGDHHGYGVPYQMQDQYMQYDYGYQDDAGQYSYNTGAPEQALVPYHGEPRLTQEELELADPSGYSKRFNFYKDDEISNTELKSLEEGYAALYHKMKTKDPSEHPWYKVYNINDYKKMQREVRLNRGTLGPDLDTESYKDKMEKRHKQFEYARMVMEKNRQELGVKKPPKFPKQPEKPGEEGVKRKTALEYAKNVPKPQTKPRPNQYNSYEVAAQLTPGSPGRKGMNLSKNATPQGSTQTMDVIDIHTLEQRHLQERRTADKIRQNMDSVLTQKAH from the exons ATGTCCAAATCTCACTCAAATCACAGTTCACCTAGACATTTATCTGTGCACGGACGAATAGTTACCCAGAATTCGACACTGAGTCGCGAGCTTTTGCACCCTACTGGCAGCGTACACTCGCAATCTGGGAACACTGCACCTTCTTCCAAGCATTCTGTGTCAGTGTCTGCTTTAAATGTTGTGCCATCTACGGATGTTGTGACAAAGCGTGTTGCAAATAACGCTACAAACATTGCTGATGTTCCACAGCACATTTCTGAACCTTCTTTACATGTTTTAGAATCAAATATTAATCAGGAAACTAACACAGTAGCAAAGAATCATTCTAATTTAGAGAAGGAATTCATTAGATCTGGTCATACTTCTGGTGTAGGAAAAACTAACCTTATCACTGGTTTGGATAGACCTTCGTATACACAGTTAAAATCTAGTGAAACAGGATATCCTAATAACAGAAATTCATCTGTGAGTGTTATTGGTGGTGGTGATGTAGAGCAAACCACAGAGGGGATAGAAAGCCGTTTTGAAGATCCGCAAATAACGCTTCGCCGCACTAACAATTCAGATGACTATAATCCAGATTCGTACGAACACAATAGACTGAAGAATAAAAACAAGAATCATCAAGCTCCTGCCAGTGGCTTTTCGAATGTTGTAGATGTAGCTAATAGAAGTGATGTGCATTTGTTGAATGTTGGCTTAACTTTTAACCCTCAGCACAGAGCTCTTACACAGCAGTACACTGGTTTAAGTTTGCATTCACAGTCTAAACCCATCCCTGTTGACAATGATGAGAGATTAAAAAGTATCCCTCCTTTAGACTTGCGAAATTTAACCCCTTCTGTTGGAAGTGACGACGAGAATTTTGATTCAATTAACTATTCTCCACCAACGTCATACCATCAGCAAACATTAGGTTTGAAAGAGTTTGATTCAAAAAAGTTTTCCAACCTTAATATCTTTGACCATCCTTCAAAATCAAATCTTTCATCTTCTAACAATTTCAGACCGTTTGACGAAGCAGGGCAAGATACGTATCGCGATCGCAACGCAGGCCCCGAACATTTGGACGCAAACCGCTCTGATTTAGCTGATGATTTGACTGTTCCTTTCCCTTTTGACACACAGGCCCTAACAAACAATACTAACCGCAGTGACAACCCTCCCTCACCCCCCGTACAAACTACCCCACCCCCTGAAAAAGAGCCAGTCACAAGTCTACGCGGTAGTAGTAGTCAGGTTTACGCTGTGAGTAATCCAGATATCCAACGCGCCCAAGAAACATCTCAatacagacagacaagttcaaaGGGCGGAAGTCAGGAAGTTAAATTTAGCGCAGGATCTCGTAAACCTGCAAGCCGCGACTACCAAAACCAAGATCTTGACAACCGGGCACCCACACCGTACGCAAGGTCACCGAAAAGAGACTTACCCCCATCTACGCCCAAGTGGGAACCACCTAGAGAGGTAACCGAGAAAACAGCTTCTGCTAAATCCAAGGTGACTTTACCACCCCAGCATCCACCCTTAGATACAATCCATACTCCAAAACCGGAGAGTCGTGAAAAAGCGGAAAACGGTCAAATTAAGCGTGTGTATGTTGAGTCGCCTTCTTTCAcaaaggaggaggaggaggagtataGGTTTGTGAGTAGTCGATTGGAAGATATAGAGGAAAAGAATACGACCACTTTTAGGGAAATGGATCCCAATAGGAGAGGTTATGGTGGGGATGATTATCCTGTGGCGAGTTATGGGGAATCTAGAAGTAGAAAGGTTGATAGTGGCCGAAAGGGACAGTCTAAAGACAAACCAAGTGAAAGGTATGAGAATAGAAATACTAATAAAAGACCAGTAAATGGTGAAAAGGACAGGTACGAAGATAGGTCAGAGGAAATGAACGGTGATTCTGACTTTAAGGGAAAGAATAATAGAGCTGGTGGCTCTTATAAATCTGGAGACGGGTATGATAGACTGAAACAAGATAGAGCTGAGTTTGACAGGGAACCCAGAAGGGAAGATGAAACTAATTTGCGCGGTTTGCGGAAACAGAATACCGAAATGGATGAGAGAGATTTGCGGTTAGAGGCTGAATATCAGAGAGACTTAAAACGAAGAATTGAAAAGAATAAAGAGAAAGATTTGGAACCAAGATATGCGCGAAGGGAAAGTTATGATAAGGAAAATGACAATCCAAGAGATTCCCTGGAATACTCACAAGATAGGGCTGGCTTTGCACGTGATTCCCTAGATTACAATGGTTTCGAACAGCAAGACCAATGGGGAAATCCTCCCAGTAACCCATACCAAGAAGACATGAGGTATTACCAAATGGAATTGGCAAAACAGGACTCAAAACCTGACTtttatgatgctgatgatgtGGAGAGAATGGAAATCGTGAACCCAAAGGCGCCAAAGTATGACTACATTGAGAAGAATAAACAAGACTATGGTATGCTTCCTAGAAAGACTTACAGAGATATTGAACACAAGAAAAAAGAGGAAGAAGAAAAACTTGATCACATTTTTATCACCCCAAAAGTGCAACCAAAAAAGAAACATGGTGCAAAGAAGGCACAGTCTGCGCAACCACAGCACATGGGCTACCAGCCTCCTGAACAGTTTCCTGTGGGCTTCAAACCTTCGTCTGCAGAAGAACTGTGGGCAAAGAGGGCTGCCCATTTGTCTGATAAAAAAGAATCAGCCCAGGGCAACAAACCTACTAGAGAACTTCCTGGCCGAAGCGGTCCAAAACGTTGGAATACCAATCCACAAGTTAAGCAGGCGCAGAGATTTGAACCTCCGGCACCTTTGCCCAATCAGGGCCAGCTCTTCAAACCCCTGAATGCTTACCAACCAAATCAGCAAACAGACGACGCAGGCTACTCCCAGAATCTTGGCGGTTATGGAACACCAACCAGGCTTCAGCCATTGGAAAACAAACCGGCGCCCCCTGTAGCAACCGAACTCCAACCAACCGCAGTTCAACCGTCGTCGCCGTTCAGGCGCCACATGGAGCTGAAGCCCATCACCCAAGAGATCATGACTGAGGACGGACAGCGTATCAGTGTGGACATCAACCTCCGCCTGATAAGCCCTCCTCCGGGCCAGTCAGGCGCTAGGTCACCACCACACCACCAACATCAGCTGGCGCTGGTGCCCGTTCAAGACACACAGCCGCCTGGTGATCACCATGGTTACGGGGTCCCCTACCAGATGCAGGACCAGTACATGCAATATGACTACGGCTACCAGGat gatGCAGGTCAATACAGCTATAATACAGGGGCCCCAGAACAGGCTTTGGTACCATACCATGGAGAGCCAAGATTAACGCAAGAGGAGCTAGAACTTGCCGACCCATCTGGATACTCCAAAAGATTCAACTTTTATAAAGATGACGAGATCTCAAACACTGAGCTG AAATCCCTGGAGGAAGGTTACGCAGCACTATATCACAAAATGAAGACAAAAGACCCAAGCGAGCACCCCTGGTATAAAGTCTACAACATTAACGACTACAAGAAGATGCAGCGGGAGGTGCGACTGAATAGAGGGACCCTGGGCCCGGACCTTGATACTGAGTCTTACAAAGATAAG ATGGAGAAACGGCACAAACAATTTGAGTATGCTCGCATGGTGATGGAGAAGAATCGCCAGGAGTTGGGCGTGAAAAAACCTCCAAAGTTTCCTAAGCAGCCTGAAAAACCGGGAGAGGAGGGCGTCAAGAGGAAAACG